One Procambarus clarkii isolate CNS0578487 chromosome 47, FALCON_Pclarkii_2.0, whole genome shotgun sequence genomic window, CATGCTCGTAGCCTAGCACACTACCTCATGCTCGTATAGCCTAGCACACTACCTCATGCTCGTAGCCTAGTAAACTACCTCATGCTCGTAGCCTCCTAGCATACTACCTCATGCTCGTACAGCCTAGCATACTACCTCATGCTCGTAGCCTAGCACACTACCTCATGCTCGTAGCCTAGCACACTACCTCATGCTCGTAGCCTAGTAAACTACCTCATGCTCGTAGCCTAGCACTGTACCTCATGCTCGTAGCCTCCTAGCACACTACCTCATGCTCGTAGCCTAGCACACTACCTCATGCTCGTAGGCTAGCACACTACCTCATGCTCGTAGGCTAGCACACTACCTCATGCTCGTAGGCTAGTACCTCTCTGGTGTGCATgggctataccccccccccctagtacttCAGCCGTCCTCGTGagcctttttttattattattattttctaccacagacgtggccacacatttacaatgctaaccagcatatatacattttcttctgtcctccatggacagggttagagatttgtcaaacatacatttcagagatttattgaacaaccacagaaggtgatcgtagtgctgGCCAAGCTTCAACACTATCATAGCGTCTGTGTGTTTTGCTTGCTCTCTTGACGGCCTCACCATCAAATATTTCCAAGAGgtttgtacaaaaaaaaaaaaaaaaaaaaaaacatttaagcCAATCCATTCGGCCAAAACTTTCTTCCTACAATGCCGTGGGAATACGCAGCGGCCACCTGTCCAAACTTGGTTGTAGCTCACTAAATGAGTTTGTGCCACAGAATCTCTCGGAAACGTTGGTGCCAGACTTGCATTGTTGCAACTTCTATGTCAATTGAGAACTGTGAAATGGAGAATGGTGACGAAATTCCCGAAAATGAATGTGGGGGAGGAAATCTTTTGAAGATCTTATTTGTGGGCGAATATTTTCATTCAGTTATAGTGGTTCCTGCTTTATATTCACCAGCGATGATGGGGCACcttgtaacaccccccccccccccgccacccctccccccccccccagcaccgggGAGAGTGATGGATGATGGTCCAAAGCGGTGATCCTGGTGATAGTGGTGACAGGTGCTGCATGGGTCACTGCttatccacacaccaccaccatcaggatCATCACTAGTGACAACTCAATGTCCTCAGTTACCCTGGGAGCCTGTGTCCACTTGGCTACCCTGGAAGCCTGAGGCCACTTGATTACCCTGGGAGCCTGAGGCCACTTGTCTACCCTGGGAGCCTGAGGCCACTTGGTTACCCTGGGAGCCTGAGGCCACTTGGTTACCCTGGGAGCCTGAGGCCACTTGGTTACCCTGGGAGCCTGAGGCCACTTGGTTACCCTGGGAGCCTGAGGCCACTTGGTTACCCTGGGAGCCTGAGGCCACTTGGTTACCCTGGGAGCCTGATGCCACTTGGTTACCCTGGGAGCCTGAGGCCACTTGATTACCCTGGGAGCCTGATGCCACTTGGTTACCCTGGGAGCCTGATGCCACTTGGTTACCCTGGGAGCCTGAGGCCACTTGGTTACCCTGGGAGCCTGAGGCCACTTGGTTACCCTGGGAGCCTGAAGCCACTTGGTTACCCTGGGAGCCTGAGGCCACTTGGTTACCCTGGGAGCCTGAGGCCACTTGGTTACCCTGGGAGCCTGAAGCCACTTGGTTACCCTGGGAGCCTGAGGCCACTTGGTTACCCTGGGAGCCTGAAGCCACTTGGTTACCCTGGGAGCCTGAGGCCACTTGGTTACCCTGGGAGCCTGAGGCCACTTGGTTACCCTGGGAGCCTGAGGCCACTTGGCTACCCTGGGAGCCTGAGGCCACTTGTCTACCCCTGTGGGCACTAGGCTGCCTAATTCTTGGAGCCTGAGGCCACTGCGCTAGGCTACCCCTGAAGCCTAGTAGCAGGCAGATGCTCACAGTTACGACGGTAACTGAAGGTTCCTGAAGTCAGGCTACTGTAGACGCTTGCTGGTGGCCTGTTGATGATTGGCCACCTTCCCTGGAGACCTCTGCCTCCTAGTATATACATTAACAACGGTCAGGGAACAACGGACATGAAACTACACAAACACAAGACATTCAGTCCACGCATGAAGTCTTTTCTAGGCGTTGGATTAATGGGATAAGATACGTAGAGCACATTATATATACCATTGATACACTCTTCACTGTGGCACTGTGTTAGTAGGTCTTGTTGCATGCATCGTGCGAGGTTAGTGGAGTTAAGATTGGCCAGATGGGGGGTCTTGCAAGACGCCTCAGCTGGCTCATGGAGATCTACAAGTGCCTTGTTTGACTCTTAATTAGTTACAGAAAGTAATGAATGGCTGGTAAGTATTTTGAGAGGAATTCGAAGTATTTTTATGGCTATCTCCTTGGTCCAGGTGAGGTCATCCCGCTTGTCCCCAAGACTGGCACAGTGCCGTACTTGCAACACGTACTCGGAACAGGCCCTGAGGCTCAGGGATGGCCACCGCCAGGGCGGTGCACACCAGTAGTCCTGCCAGGATCCTCATGACGAAGGTGGCACTGTAGAGGGCGTCTCACTTGGCGAGTCTAAGAATGGTAGAGGAACACGTCCACACAGCGCGAGTGTTGGGTGAGGACTAGCAGGGCGACGctcctggtgtgtgggggtcccCCGCTAGCGAGAGTgatctctccccccaccaccaccgtcactcctCCCTCAACTTCACTCCTACCCACCTTACCTCCACTAAACCTTCTTACTCCTACCTACCTTCTCCTCCCTTCAATCTCACTTCTATCCACCTTCTATCTCCTCAACCTCAGCCCACTATACCCAGGGCTCCGGCACCACATTCTACCTCCTAATtgaccgaaacgctgtgcgtattagtgactttaggcatagtaaatactagctctatctagaaatccaacattctgtttggaACGCATTTTGTATGTACTTTTAGCCATCTAGCTAGAATTCCTGGACGTCCAGGTCTATCGCCCGGCTGTACCCAGCTGCATCCGGCTGTACCCGGCTGCATCTGGATATCCGCAAGGTCACGATGCCACAGTCCGCATTTGAGGTCAACAGACCGACTAACAATCCCAGCTAACATTGTTGATCGGTCGTAAGTTCAAACACAAAGTTCCCCAGAATAACACATACCTTTATGTGCGACTTTGTCATAAAACccatcatatatatttttaaaactaattaCACGATATTAATATTTGAGGCTACAGCTTGTTATTTGTTTCTATAACCACACAAGCACATAGTAATACGCATGACCATAAGCCGTTCATATTTACAAGGCAAATCATGCTTCATTTACAGTTAATTATAGATGTACAGTAGATTGTTTAATACCGGGAAAAGTCAGTTTGTAACTGTCGCCGCTGCGGAGTTTTAAATAATTTAAATCATCATACGACAAACTTTTGTACATCATACGGCAATACATTCTTTTACGAGGTGATGGAAAGTTTGTAAAGGATTCATTGGTGATAAGATTCTTTCTCGTGGTGAGTGGGCCGCAGTTATTGTGGTGAGTGGGCCGCAGTTATTGTGGTGAATGGGCCGCAGTTTGTATGGTGACTAGGCCGCAGCTTGCGTTAGTACAAGCTGCGACACttggcagcaccaccacaccatacaggGCGGGGTAGGACCACCACACCATATAGGGCGGggtggcagcaccaccacaccatacaggGCGGGGTaggaccaccacaccatacagggcgggggtggcagcaccaccacaccatacagggcgggggtggcaccaccaccacaccatacagggcggggtaggaccaccaccacaccatacaggGCGGGACGGTAAAcacccacacatcaccaccaccgcccaaTAATTACCAAGTCACACTTAAGTAATGGTGTTCCCCAGGGTCCGCACCACACCCGTGATTTTCTACACTTCCTCTTTAATCTCAACTCTTGGTGGTCTTGGAGAGGAAACATCTGGCATCAACCATACGGGTCCGTCTGTCTGGCCAGACGGACTCGTAGACAGACGGATACAGTAAGCGGAGCCCAGTAGTCTCACTTTTCACAAGAATGAAATATAAAGACAGTTGAACATTCTTATCTGTCTCCATCCACTTGGTCGTCCAAAGGTACCTCTGTGGCCCCTCCCTCGCGTTACTTGGATGGTCCCTGCACACTTAGAACTACCATCTACAGTCTTCCTTCTTCTTGAcggtcatcaccatcaccaggtatcatcaccatcaccaggtatCATCTCCCTACCCTCTCTTCATCATGTCTCAAGTTTTCACTACTTTCTATCCTCGTCAAATCTCAACTGTATCCTAGCCCATCTACTCCGACCTACGACTCGACGCCATAAACGCATAAATCTTGCAAATATACCAATATAGTTCTTGATAAGTTTCTAGTGTTAATGTGTTTACATTTCAGGACGCCATGTATAAGTGGCACAAGATGCATTAAGTTGTATACATCTCTCGCTGGAGGTTGATCCAGCACTTATTATCGTGCTATGAATGCTCTTCGGCGCGGGCTGTGGGGATTCAGTCTTATCTCGCCATATTTAGTAACGATTTCACGTCATGTTCAACAAACGCAAAAAACAAATGCACCTCATAAACTGGCAGTCTGCACAGTTCGTTCAGGAACATTTTCAATTCTGTTCTGCTGATGTTCTTTTATTGTTAATGCTCTCGATGTTCAGGTTTCCAGGTCTATATGTTACTATCTGGGCACATCAGGCCCATACCTGCTATTACATGGCTATATCAGTCACACTTTCTATATGTTCTATAGCTATTCTATTTTTATTCCTGTTTTATATCTAAGCACCCCTCCAGGTACCTgggactagattcacgaagcagttacgcaagtacttatgaacgtgtacatctttcctcaatctttgacggctttggttacatttattaaacagtttacaagcatgaaaacttgccaatcaactgttgttattgttataaacagcctcctggtgcttcggagctcattaactgtttaataaaagtaaacaaagccgccaaagattgtgaaaagatgtacaggttcgtaagtgtttgcgtaacttgttcgtgaatctggctcctggtctcACCAGCGCGCACAATACACTCAGGACTCCCGCTGTGCTGATGACACACTCACATTAATCGGTGACCTCGCTGAGCTCTGGTAAACTGTTCATCAAATGACTTGCTGAAGCTGATGACACGACCAACGCATCTCCATCTTAACGACCGTCTCGAGCTAACTGTCCAGGATCTGTCGTCGACGGATTCTTGACGTCATCGTACACCGCTATCGAGGATACCATGAAAAAATTCCTTGATTAGTTTCATGaatcaaataaatatatttatctagCAGTATATTTATTACTTGTCACATAAAATCAAACACAACAGCATCACATAACAGACAGAATCATGTgatcacattgttttttatctacACAGTGATTTGTCCAGGGTCAGAAATAATGAACGGTTTAAATGCCAGCGGATTACAGGTTGTTAGAGAGCTTGGCGATGTGTGGCCTTCGCCAGACTCCATCTTTCCTGTATGCCAAGGAGGCTCCGGCCGCCAGGCGCTGCTTGTAGTTAGTATGTGTCTGACGTAGGTAATTATCCTGCACGACGCCTCAAGTACTGTTGTATGTGTCTGAGCACAGACACtgacacagacactgacacagACACTGAACACAGACACTGAACAAGGAAGGCGCTGGAATAGCAGTTCGAGAATTCAGGGATCTGGGAAAGCACCTACCTTGTGGTTACTTCCtttgattccgaggatcaacgttcccgcggcccggtttctGACCAGGCCACCTACAGGAGAAGTTTGGTTTCCCTTCAGGTAAGGCAGAGAGACACGACGCGGCGTCTTGCGATAAGCGTCCAGAGCTATGACGTGAGCCCCCAGCGCGTGCATCCGGGACTCCACCCAGGGAGAGTCCCTGGGTGGACTCTCTCtcccagcaccacatgcaggaccCTTCGTCCCCTCCTGTCCCCATAGACAGCTCTTCGTACCATAGAGCAGGTACTCAGCTGCCACCATCCTCTACTGGGAGCCTCTCTTCCGTCTGGATACTTTCCTTTCCCGTGGGAACCCTGGTTACGGCGTGTTTACATAATGGAGGGACGTCATGGTGCCGCCTGGTTATGCAATGTGGGGGAGTGAGTGGTGCGTGGCCCCTCACTACACtcttgtgttgttggtgtggtgtatggtgagggtgAGGTGTGTAGGTGTCGTGGTCACCACGGGGGAGATGGTGACctctacgtcactttcgtgagtcgatttcatttcaaattacgtccaaatttggccatagtgcgcatacgagcgaaaagtgacgttatttttaagaggacgggttgtacactcATGCCATTAACGTCCACAGTCACTCTTAACTACTTACACACGAGCGCTCTCTTGATATGCAGCTACGTAAACAATCCATCCTACTAACCAGAAACGTATGAACTCaagtaacctaacttaacctatccagtCCGATACATAGAAAACGAAGATATTTGTGATCCGTTGCTTTTCATAGTTGGCTGTATTAATAAGGTCGGTTATGATAACGTAAAAGAACGGGAGCTAGTAGTTGagaggacgggtcgtgttggcGTTGGTAGGGATATTATTGGGAGGTGTTGGGCCTGGGGCCGCCTCCCTCCTCACCTGAAACCTTAGTCCCTATACACCAGGGGGGTCCCCTGGCTCCAGGTGCTGCAGGTGTTCACCTGTGGACCTCTGTCCCTCTATTGTGGACCTCTGTTCCTCTATTGTGGACCTCTGTTCTTCTATTGTGGACCTCTGTTCTTCTATTGTGCACCTCTGTTCTTCTATTGTGCACCTCTGTTCTTTTACTGTGTACCTCTGTTCTTCTATTGTGGACCTCTGTTCTTTTATTGTGGACCTCTGTTCTTCTATTGTGTACCTCTGTTCTTCTATTGTGGACCTCTGTTCTTCTATTGTGTACCTCTGTTCTTCTATTGTGGACCTCTGTTCTTCTATTGTGGACCTCTGTTCTTCTATTGTGTACCTCTGTTCTTCTATTGTGGACCTCTGTTCTTCTATTGTGTACCTCTGTTCTTCTATTGTGGACCTCTGTTCTTCTATTGTGTACCTCTGTTCTTCTATTGTGGACCTCTGTTCTTCTATTGTGGACCTCTGTTCTTCTATTGTGTACCTCTGTTCTTCTATTGTGGACCTCTGTTCTTCTATTGTGTACCTCTGTTCTTCTATTGTGGACCTCTGTTCTTTTATTGTGGACCTCTGTTCTTCTATTGTGTACCTCTGTTCTTTTATTGTGGACCTCTGTTCTTCTATTGTGTACCTCTGTTCTTCTATTGTGGACCTCTGTTCTTCTATTGTGTACCTCTGTTCTTCTATTGTGGACCTCTGTTCC contains:
- the LOC138350879 gene encoding golgin subfamily A member 6-like protein 22 — protein: MTVMMLTLVARSLEEVLVEVLEVLEEVLEVLEVLEVLEEVLEVLVEVLEVLEEMLEVVEVLEVAGGGAGGGGGAGGRWRRWWRCWRRWWRRWRCWRSLEEVLEEMLEVLEEMLEVLEEMLEVLEESRTRLRGHDLSVGCSRTSTDLQYQLLILRSTIEEQRSTIEEQRYTIEEQRSTIEEQRYTIEEQRSTIKEQRYTIEEQRSTIKEQRSTIEEQRYTIEEQRSTIEEQRYTIEEQRSTIEEQRSTIEEQRYTIEEQRSTIEEQRYTIEEQRSTIEEQRYTIEEQRSTIEEQRSTIEEQRYTIEEQRSTIEEQRYTIEEQRSTIKEQRSTIEEQRYTVKEQRCTIEEQRCTIEEQRSTIEEQRSTIEEQRSTIEGQRSTGEHLQHLEPGDPPGV